Proteins encoded together in one Ogataea parapolymorpha DL-1 chromosome III, whole genome shotgun sequence window:
- a CDS encoding putative membrane protein, giving the protein MSPSYKIVNQVFVIVLDDPHTRNALTIPQFVQLAELLELADKHPHTTATLVVGRGPMFSAGANIKTVAELKNKTSSEILSEISAKNLYLVHLFTSHRKLLVVGLNGPVIGLTASLVALADLVYAQNQKVFMSFPFTNIGLTTECAAAVSLPHRLGLSTALEHVLLAKPLSAAKLHELGLVNRVFDLDDCDAFNDQLANMLTKELVGLDRDTIFVNKRLMRHTFDTQVRAQALQETMSGVADWTANKPQTAFDEIVAGKRKHKL; this is encoded by the coding sequence ATGTCTCCAAGCTATAAAATCGTCAACCAGGTGTTTGTGATCGTCCTGGACGACCCACACACCAGAAACGCCCTCACCATCCCCcagtttgtccagctcgccgagctgctcgagtTGGCGGACAAGCACCCGCACACAACAGCCACGCTTGTCGTGGGCAGGGGCCCGATGTTCAGTGCGGGAGCCAACATCAAGACGGTTGccgagctgaaaaacaagacCAGCAGTGAGATCCTTAGCGAGATCAGCGCGAAAAACCTGTATCTAGTGCATCTGTTCACGTCGCACCGCAAATTGCTAGTGGTCGGGCTCAACGGGCCGGTGATCGGGCTCACGGCGTCGCTCGTCGCTCTGGCAGACCTCGTGTACGCTCAGAACCAGAAGGTGTTTATGTCGTTCCCCTTCACCAACATCGGTCTCACCACGGAGTGCGCAGCAGCGGTGTCGCTGCCGCACCGGCTTGGACTGAGCACAGCTCTGGAACACGTGCTGCTGGCAAAACCACTATCGGCAGCCAAGTTGCATGAGCTCGGGCTTGTGAACAGAGTGttcgatctggacgactGCGACGCATTCAACGACCAGCTCGCAAACATGCTGACTAAAGAGCTGGTCGGTCTCGACCGCGACACCATTTTTGTCAACAAACGGCTCATGCGCCACACGTTCGACACACAAGTGCGCGCGCAGGCGCTCCAGGAAACCATGTCCGGCGTAGCAGATTGGACGGCTAACAAACCGCAGACGGCgtttgacgagatcgtGGCCGGTAAACGAAAGCACAAGCTATGA
- a CDS encoding Translation factor GUF1, mitochondrial, with protein sequence MFRRIIPRPRWWPYSRRLSTHREYLNYEIDKVNNPIRIPKDQLAERMAKIPLKNYRNFIIVAHVDHGKSTLSDRLLELTGVVDPGQQNKQILDKLDVEKERGITVKAQTVSMMYHYKGEDYLFHLVDSPGHVDFRLEVSRSYASCQGALLLVDASEGIKAQTVANFYLAYSMDLRLLPVINKIDLDTANVARAEEQIATTFELPTRDIVHVSAKTGQNVEYLLPAIIEKIAPPMHCRPDAPLRAQIVDSWYDPYVGVILLVNMVDGVIKKGTKIESCRTKEKYEVKEVGIMYPERTPMPQLVAGQVAYVIPGFKDPNDAFVGDTLILANSDAEPLEGFEEPKPMVFVGAFPAEGSDFKKMEESLQHLFLNDRSVTIQRATSNALGQGWRLGFLGSLHASIFKERLEKEHGKNLIITSPTVPYKVHYTDGTEQIVSNPDEFPDGTQKQKIRYFSEPYVEALMTFPSEYTGTVMTLCDNNRGEQVDMQYLSNGQALVKYLLPTSQLIDDFFGKLKSATRGYASLDYEDHGYRPSDIHKLELLVNGDGVDALSTVLHKSQLEKTARRAVQRLKEFLRIQQFEVIIQAKANNRIIARETIKARRKDVLAKLHAADISRRKKLLAKQKEGKKNLKAVGQVRISSDAYQSFLRKD encoded by the coding sequence ATGTTCCGACGAATAATCCCGCGTCCCCGATGGTGGCCGTATTCCAGACGGCTCAGCACGCATAGAGAGTACCTCAACTACGAAATTGACAAGGTTAACAACCCAATTCGTATCCCGAAAGACCAGCTCGCAGAACGGATGGCCAAGATCccgctgaaaaattatagAAACTTCATCATTGTCGCCCATGTTGACCACGGAAAATCCACTTTGAGCGACAGATTGCTAGAGCTGACAGGCGTTGTTGACCCAGGCCAGCAAAACAAACAAATTCTTGATAAACTGGACGTCGAAAAGGAAAGAGGCATCACCGTCAAGGCCCAGACCGTTTCCATGATGTACCATTACAAAGGAGAGGACTACTTATTCCACCTAGTGGACTCGCCGGGCCATGTGGACTTTCGCCTGGAGGTGTCACGGTCGTATGCGTCGTGCCAGGGCGCGCTGCTGCTCGTGGACGCTTCTGAGGGAATCAAGGCGCAAACCGTCGCCAATTTCTACCTTGCGTATTCGATGGACTTGCGGCTGCTGCCGGtaatcaacaagatcgaccTCGACACCGCCAACGTTGCGCGCGCCGAGGAACAGATCGCCACCACTTTCGAGCTGCCGACACGTGATATTGTGCACGTGAGCGCAAAGACGGGGCAGAACGTTGAGTATCTTTTACCAGCGATTATCGAGAAGATTGCGCCTCCAATGCATTGTCGTCCAGACGCGCCTTTACGGGCGCAGATCGTGGACTCGTGGTACGATCCGTACGTTGGGGTTATCCTTTTAGTGAACATGGTGGACGGTGTTATCAAGAAAGGTACCAAGATAGAGAGCTGTCGcaccaaagaaaaatatGAGGTCAAAGAAGTCGGCATCATGTATCCCGAGCGCACGCCGATGCCACAGCTGGTTGCTGGCCAGGTTGCGTATGTGATTCCTGGGTTCAAGGATCCGAACGACGCGTTTGTCGGCGACACGCTTATCCTGGCGAACTCTGACGCGGAGCCGTTGGAAGGTTTTGAGGAGCCGAAGCCGATGGTTTTCGTGGGCGCGTTCCCGGCGGAAGGGTCAgatttcaagaaaatgGAGGAGAGTTTGCAGCACCTTTTCCTGAACGACAGGTCAGTGACGATCCAGCGGGCCACGTCGAACGCTTTGGGCCAGGGCTGGCGGCTTGGGTTTCTTGGGTCGCTACATGCGTCGATTTTCAAGGAGCGgctcgaaaaagagcaTGGCAAGAATCTTATTATTACATCGCCAACGGTGCCGTACAAAGTGCACTACACAGACGGCACGGAGCAGATCGTGAGCAATCCGGACGAGTTCCCGGACGGTacgcagaaacagaagatcCGATACTTCAGCGAGCCGTACGTGGAGGCTTTGATGACGTTCCCGAGCGAGTACACGGGCACGGTGATGACTCTGTGCGACAACAATCGCGGCGAGCAGGTAGATATGCAGTACTTGTCAAACGGGCAGGCGCTGGTCAAGTATCTGCTGCCAACGTCGCAACTGATTGACGATTTTTTCGGCAAGCTCAAGAGCGCGACGCGCGGCTATGCGTCGCTCGATTACGAGGACCACGGGTACCGCCCTTCCGACatccacaagctggagctgctggtgaacgGAGACGGCGTCGACGCGCTGTCGACGGTGCTGCATAAGAGCCAGCTCGAAAAGACGGCGCGGCGAGCAGTCCAGCGGCTCAAGGAGTTTCTGCGCATCCAGCAGTTCGAAGTGATCATCCAGGCCAAGGCCAACAACCGCATAATTGCCAGAGAAACCATCAAGGCTCGCCGCAAGGACGTGCTGGCCAAACTGCACGCGGCAGACATTTCGCGGCGCAAAAAATTGCTTGCCAAGCAGAAAGAGGGCAAGAAAAACCTCAAGGCCGTAGGCCAGGTCCGTATCTCGTCGGACGCATACCAGTCGTTCCTGCGCAAGGACTGA
- a CDS encoding Small nuclear ribonucleoprotein Sm D2 has translation MSDLLNKPRAELSEKDLQDLEDYEFNNGPLRLLTNAIHNNATVLISLRNNHKLLAKVKAFDRHCNMILENVKEIWTETNPDDRNKKMMRERFVSKMFLRGDSVIVVLKHT, from the coding sequence ATGTCGgacctgctcaacaagccGCGCGCAGAGCTGTCCGAAAAAGACCTGCAGGACCTGGAGGACTACGAGTTCAACAACGGACCGCTCCGGTTGCTCACCAACGCCATCCACAACAACGCCACAGTGCTGATCTCGCTGCGAAACAACCACAAGCTCTTGGCCAAGGTCAAGGCCTTCGACCGCCATTGCAACATGATTCTCGAGAACGTCAAGGAGATCTGGACCGAGACCAACCCTGACGATAGAAACAAAAAGATGATGCGAGAACGGTTCGTGTCCAAGATGTTTCTCAGAGGGGATTCTGTGATTGTCGTTCTTAAGCACACTTGA